Genomic DNA from Telopea speciosissima isolate NSW1024214 ecotype Mountain lineage chromosome 2, Tspe_v1, whole genome shotgun sequence:
cattgccaatcagggggtgacaaaaaatcagcgtctacaatACGTGATGGAAAACGGTATCATAAAAAAATTGACAGATAAATCCAACGGTTTTCTAATCTATGGTCTTCCATTTGTCATCAGTCATCTTTCCAGGTTTCGTTGTCTCACCCTATACAAGTGCATACAGATCGTTGCAATATAACATATATTCCATCTTAGCTTTCCAAATAATCTAGTTGTTCCCATTCAAGATGATCATTCGTGTTATGGTGTTTCCCTTTATCTTTTGGCAATGATTCAAGAACCTGACTccgataccacttgttgggaaAAATAACTCTTTAACACCTGCGTGCAAGTTAATGGAGATCCACAACGATAGCTGAATATGTGTAGAGTAATAATACATCGAAACAAATCAACCGAAACTACAAAAATACACACCAATTTTAACGTGAAAACCCTCTCAAGACGAAAGGAAAAAACTATGGGACCTCGTGAAAGAGTGGATACGCGGAAGTGATATGGATCGTATCCTACCAGTGGAAACACCattcaaacaaataaacaaaagggttTCGATCATTACCTGAAACTTCATAGATGCAAAGCCTCCACGCAATCTTAGCCCTTTCGTTGCGAGTCCTTCCCACATGCACAACTTTGCATTCCCTCGTGCAAGCTCGTCCACACCAGTAGGGTTTTCTTAGAACACTCTTCCTTTTCCTCAATCACGGTGAGAGAGAGCAAGTGAATAAGACTTCTCTTGGGAGGAGAGCACGATCTATTTAGAGGAGTGGAATAGAGTGAACCGTTTCACTCCTATCGTGGATGTGTCAAACTCTATCTCTTATCTGGAAATCCCTACTAAAATGAGTTTATGTAACTATCCAATTAGTCTTAAGGGTTTCCTAATTAGAGTGAATGACTCACCAAGTCAAATTTTATCATACAAACAAGATTTAATGTTTtaggaaattaaataataattattcTTTTTCCTAACATCTCGCCCAGGTAAAACTTCCACTATACAAATAATCATGAGGTTACAATATTCTTTTCTAGGTAAACTAGAGGCTACCAAGCATCAAAATAAATAATCCACTTTTGGATATTAAAATATGTCACCAAATAATAAGGTGGATTCACCAGAACAAAATAACACTCTAACCTCAATATTGACAATGACAAAAATAAGAAGAACTAGCACCTTTCTTATTTCCTTGAACAAGGAGAATATTGTCACACTGTTACATTGTATGATGCAAATCTCTGTATGAACAACAAAGTACCCAAAATACTGAAATATTGTTCTTCCTTTACCTTTCTCGCAGATAAAAAAATCTCACGAAACTTCCCCGAACGCACTTGATCAGAAAATCAGAGGAAATTTCATTCTCTCAAGTGCAATGCACTGCCAATGCACCACACTAAGAATCTAACATCCTCTCTAGTGTTGAATGGAcgattggattcttaagtgaTGAACCGGGCAGTGCACTATTCTTGAAAAGATAAATTTCCAAAACAGAAATAGTGAACACATTGGTGTTGGTGAGATCACCGCCCTTTAGTCTCTATTATAACATTGAGATTGAGACCGTGAAAGTCGGTCCGCCAAAACCGCCTTCACAAACAAATATGTAAGTGCGTTCCCCTCTCCACGTTAGGAGGTACCCAACCAACGTTGTCTGCATCACCTCTCAAGGCCAGGGCCAGGGCCAAGGCCATATGGTTCACGTGTTTTTGCTAAGTATAGTGATCCGAAAATTTGGAACACTAAAAAATGCCACACATGGAAAGTAAGGCTTCGACCCATCAAGGTCATTCGCTTTATTTAGCTGTAAGTTCTTATAAGTATCCACCTAAAATCGTGACACGAGGCAATAAAAGATCTAATAGTCACaattcaaacccaaattttCAAGTTATTATCTAACCTTGGTTAATTAAATCCATACCTTGACCCTGGTTAATCAAACCATATCCCTACCCTCACCCTGGTTTACTTTACCATTCTTGAACGATTCAAAaaaggatttttcatttttctcgcTAATGTCGTTGCtagagaggaagaaggtgaACCAGCGGCTCTAAAGCTCCCCATTGCAACACTCTGTTGGAAAAAAAAGGCTCGATAACTTAGGCACCCTTTTAAGACTTTGAAATATTTCTATAgattacttaatttttttttttttataagaaaaaaatttattgagcTAGAGAGTCATTACAAACAATGGTTTCATTCACACACGGATGAAGAAGCCAAGGAGTGGTAATAGGCCAAGCAATCGGAGACTCAACCGAAAGGGCCGACCTAGCCAAGAAATAAGTCACACTATTGACAAACCTTGGAACAAAAGATAAAGAGCAATCATCAAAAGATTAAGAGTAATCATCAAAAGATTTCTGAAGCTGAACAATATCATGATGAATACTCTGAATAGCAAGCTCTGGATCAGAAGAGGATAACTACTAAATTAACGAATAACAATCTGATTCCACCAAGACTTTCCTGAAATCACCCCTAGCAGCAAGAAGAAGGCCAGATCGAATAGCAAGGGCCTCGGCACTAAAAGCAGAGTCACAATATAGATTTCTTAAtttgaaacaaataaaataatccGGCATCGACATTAgcgagaaaaataaaaaacccttttttgaaTTGTTCAAGAATGGTAAAGTAAACTAGGGTGAGGGTAGGGGTATGGTTTGGTTAACCAGGGTCCGGGTATGGGTTTAATTAACCAGGTTAGAtaactgaaaattttttatttgaattgtaACCATCAGATCTTTTATTGCCACGTGTCACAATTCTAGGTGGGTACATACAAAAACTTACACATCAGGACcttgagaagagaaaaatccCTACCTATACATAACCTGTAGTGATAATAATTGCCCCTACATATATACATAACCTGCCTTCATCTTCTATCCAGTAGAATCAGTCATGGATTTGCTCCTCCAGCTCGGAGCCATTGTTGGGTTGTTGGCTATAATTCTCCTCTACCATTTATGGGTCGCAATTAGTTCTCCTCACCAGGAGGAGGCACCAGAACCACCAGGAGCTTGGCCCATAATTGGTCATCTCCTTCAACTTGCAACCCCTCAGCCACTCTACCGAACGCTTGCAACCATGGCTGACAAGCATGGACCGGCTTTCACTGTTCGATTCGGTGTCCATCGAACACTAGTCATCAGCAGCTGGGAATTGGCCAAGGAGTGCTTCACTACCAACGATAAGGCCCTCGCAAGCCGTCCAAGAAGTGCCGCCGGTGACCATTTAACCTATGATTACGCAATAATGGGGTTCGCACCCTATGGACCTTACTGGCGTGAAGTACGCAAGTGGTTGGTGCTCGAGTTACTCTCAAACCGCCGGCTCGAGTCACACAAGCGTGTTCAATTTGCAGAAATAGATAATTGGATTAAGGATTTACATGGGCTTTGTgtcagcagcaacaacaacagaaaTCAGATTCAGGTCGAAATGAATCGACTTTTTCTTGATCTAACTCTGAGTGTTGTTCTCAAAACGGTTGTGGGCAAACGATATTTCAGTGTCGTTGATGTGGAGCACAAACAAGAGGTCCAGCGGATCCAAAATATTCTGTTGGAGTTCTTAAAATTGATGGGTGTCTCGGTTGCATCAGATGTGCTTCCCAGCTTCTTATCATGGATGGATTGGAATGGGGAACAAAGGGCAATGAAGAGGGTAGCCAAGGAGATTGACTTGGTTGCTGAGAGCTGGCTCCAAGAGCAtctacaaaagagaaaaccTGCAGAGAAGAGTGATCATGCAAGTGAGCAGCAAGATTtcatggatgtgatgttgtctATCCTCGAAGAAGATGTTCAATTCCACGGTCACGATCGTGATACAGTAGTGAAGGCCATCACACTAGTAAgtactttttcttatttttctatgTAATTTAAGTCTTAAAGTTGAACTATATATAGAAAATCTCACATCGCCTGGGATGTGTCATGGAATGCGTGATTTACTTTATTTGTTATAATATGTTTTAAATCCGTGAGACCCACTTGGTAAAGctgaaaatatcaaaaaaaattttgctgaaGTAtagtaggaatgttcctgctaccaTAGTATCGGTGCTATCAATCAGTCCTACACGTCATAGACTGGACCCTCATGATAAGAGAGTCAGCCAAATTATTGCCCTACTCTAAAAATGAAGAGGCAATTACTATCATTACcttacacttagcctatatttactaaaactatcctaccttaaacttcttttttaaTACTACCCTGCTTtaaaacttttacatctccttctaccctcatgtttttaaatacctacATTACCCTTCcatttttcacctagtaacctactaatctatttaacctaccattcatcttctactttttactattttatttttgtcattaaaatagtaaaaaatgaaagcacccacccacttctctctcccgtttttacttattcgttttttttttcttttctttttttagttttttcttcaatttttctatttaattagtttttattcaacatttcatctccatcgttcttcttcgaacaaatcatggttctaagtatcgatatcgtaCCGGACAATACgtaccggttttgctagtcactgataccgataccgtgCCGATACCGTATTGGTAGCTTGGtacagacaagggataaaatggtcaaaaaactctTTTTATTAAGGAGATTTACATATCGATTTTGCAAGTTACCGATACATGTTCCAATACGGTGCACTAAAACCTTGGAACACATTGACTCTCTTCAAAGCatcccacttcttctctctcttcctctttttattcaatttactttttactatttttgaagagagtcgatctgttccatggttttagtgcacggtatcggaacgggtatcggtaacctaCAAAATTGCCTGGATTGGTTGTATTGGGTAAAATTACCCCCGAATcttcttaaaaaatgaattttctgaccattttaccccttgtttgtaCCATGCTACCAATATGACAGCGGCACGTtatcggtatcggtgactagcaaaatcgatacATATCATCCGATACGAACGATACGATACTGAGACTTAGAACCATAATCTATTcaaagaagaacgatgaggatgaaatgttgaataaaaaaataattaaatagaaaaattgaagaaaaaaaaaaaaatcgaataaaataaaaaacgggagagagaagaaacgagtgggtgctttcaatttttactattttaatgacaaataataaaaagtagaagatgaacggtgggttaaatagattagcaggttactaggtgaaaaagaaaggtaatctgggtatttaaaaacatgagggtagaaggagatataaaagtttaaaagcagatagtatcagaaaagaaatttaaggtaggatagttttaataaatataggctaagtgtaggacAATGATAATAATTGCCcctaaaataaaagcaaaaataCATCATTCTAAACTTGATTTCCATTTTGCAGAATATGATCGCAGCTGCCACAGACACCACCGCGCTCACCCTTTCATGGGTACTTTCATTATTactgaaaaacaaagaaagctTAAAAAAGGCTCAAGAAGAGTTAGACTTCCATGTTGGGAAGGATAGGAAGGTGGAAGAGAAAGACATTGCTAACCTTGTTTATCTCCAAGCAATAATCAAAGAAACATTTCGCCTTTACCCAGCAGGACCACTCTTAGTTCCTCATGAAGCCATGGAAGACTGCACTGTAAGTGGTTTCAGAGTCCCAAAAGGAACACGTGTGTTAATTAACGCttggaaaatacaaagagaCCCAACCGTGTGGGAAAACCCATTGGAGTTTCAGCCAGAGAGATTTCTCACAAACCATGCCGATGTAGATGTACGTGGAAAGAACTTTGAATTGATTCCGTTTGGATCGGGTAGAAGATCATGCCCAGGGATCTCATCTGCACTTCATAACATGCACATAACGCTTGCCCGCTTGCTTCATGAGTTCGAGCTGCAGACACCTTCTAATGAGCCTCTGGATATGACTACGGCCACTGGCTTAACATCACCCAGGGAAACACCATTAGAAGTCCTCCTTAGCCCTCGACTTCCTTCCAATGTTTATGAGTGAGAAGGTGTTACCACCATGTCCGTTATTGCAGCGTGGGGCTCCTTTGTAACGCGACACAACGTGTGGCGCACATCCGATGGTCTGCAGCGCACAGGCTTGCAGCCCAACAACCCACCTATTTGTTGGACTGCATCCCCATACGCTGCAGACCGTCGGATGGTACACTACATGCATACTGTGTCGtgctacagaggacccaaatcctgTTATTGCATGGCTCTGCTGTGTTATCATATGTGTCCGTCATGTGTAGTAGTGTGTAATTGTGTGCTATCATATTCTTTTTTTCGGTAACTTGTGTGCTATCATATGATGTAGTAGTTGTGTGTATTACATATATGCAAACCTTAAAATAAATGTTCTGATCTACGGGGCTTCCTTGTTTTTGGCATTTGGGTTGATACAAGGCTTGTCCCGTTTTAATTAGGGGTCTCCCATTTCCCTCTTTAAGCATATTTTAAAGAAGTTCTAGGTGGTTTCCtgttttgttgtattttttttattttttttctgtttttttaatataatttacttGTCCATAAAAAATGGCCAGATCCCTAGTTGTCACTGCTAAATATTATACTATTTCccataaataccccttatttTACATCATATTTTCAAATAAATGCCCCAAGTATTGAAACCCTATCTACCTTGAACTGGGTCCACCCTAACTCCGTCACTagaaattctctctctccccccccccccctctctctctctccgaacctctctttcttcttctttttttaatatattatttCAAGGGACTTGAATGAATACTTCTCTCTTAATTTTGGGGGTCTTGCTCTGTGTAATACTGTAATCTATGGCTAGTTAGATAATTAATGATCGTCACCAAAATGAATTTGTGCTTCATCGCACATGTAAGGAAGGGTAGCAACGCCAAGACAAGccataaataaaatttcttttaacATACAAAAATTACATTATATTCCCTGTATTATTTGGTTTACGTCAAATGGTGATAGGCATAAAGAGGTGGTAACAAAATCTATGGAGCCATGTCGCATGATAAGCATGGATGCCATAAATATTCAGTTGAGAATGGATGTGAACAATAGCAAATTAATCATAATGCAAGgacattttattaaaataaattgtGTTATTctcaggttgacactgagaatGGGGTGAATATCAGTGTACTCTAAAATTTTTTCCCTCAAGAGGTTCACCTTCTAACTTACCTTTTGATGTATTCAACACTCACCACTACTACTCTCATAGTCCTTCCAAAATGGTATTCAGGCACACAATCTCATTTTGTATGGCACTTCTGACTTGGGCTCACACAACCAGAATCACAACTACTGACACCGTTGTCAAGAGTTGCTAATTGTAAAGCTGGAAATTACAATATTGCCTGGAACTGATGTTATCACACTGTGTTGGCACTCAACCATATAACCACAAACACTGTGGGAGATCCACTGTTGACACATAAAATCACACACAGTTTAATTATACACACCCCAGCCTGACTGTCAAATGTTCTATCAGGTGTGTACACCATCTTGCAACAGAGCACTCCAATATCCAATAAGCATACACAAATAATATTCATCCACATCACAAAGATATACGTGCTTCGCGTGCACAGAATTATAGTCATACTGATCTCAGCATTTACTCAATAATCGAAATTTTAATTGCAAACACAGTCCAGACCCTACGCTACCTACTTCCAATCCTGATATTTAGGAGCAAGGGCAATCAGCCCCGTTCATTCCTGTGATTGACTCAGTTCAATGGTGTTTCAATCACAACAATGACACAGAACACCTTGCCAGCTTCAACCTCTAATATAAATATGCAGTTGCTAATATGAGTTTACAACATGCAACACCCTATTACTAGCATATAATGGatacaacaaaaataataacaaagtCAATGCTAAAGAAAAACTTACAATATGCTAAGTCAATGATGTTTGGTATCATGAGATGCTCGGTGATAGCAATCCGGCTTCGGAATAGGTTCCTTGGCAATGGTGGACCTTCAGAGAGATGTGCTGGCAGTAGATAATCTCTAAcacattctcttcttctcttccttcttcctccttgttctttcttcttcttgtttcttttttctcttgtatttctTCATCCAATTACTCAATAGAACTTACTCTCCATTAATAGAGCTTCAAGATGTCTTAAAACAAGCCAATAAGGTAGGTGGGATTCTTCAATGCATCACAGACAGGAGGGGAAAGTTTCACCTTCATTTTTCTCCAAATTCCCGAGCATAAGCTTGGTGTTCTATTGATGCAGATACGTAGAGGGtactcaaaaaacaaaaacaaaaaaagatccCCACGTTGTTCGTTTAATGTATGCCTTCTAAAGgggtttttctttaaaaaaatcattttctctctctctcgcttgaCCATTGTGGCCTCTAGTGATGATATCATCTTGCGCGCTACAATTGGTGTGGCATTGGAGATTCGTCCTACATTGGCAATGTGAAgaaccttccccccccccccctcccctactaGATATGTGGTAACTAGATTCTCCTTTCCACTTCAACAAAAATAGTACTGAAATTTTTTCACCTCCTATTTTCCTGAGTGTAGGTTTCAAATGTTTTTAAGTCAACTATACTTCCAAATCAAACACCTCaatgaaatgttttttttaagtatttgttcatcatttcattttactttattttaccacaaatttttattggaaaaaagaTTTCTTCATGATTGATGTTGATTTTCCTATCAGCACTCCCTTTCTTTTTAGCATGTGAAAAAAATGATGGAGTAGTTCTAACTATTGGATGTGTAAGGTATGATGTGGAATGATCACGTTTTTGTTACGTGAAAAAGTGATGGAGCAATTCCGATTGTTGGATGTCTCTAAGGCATGATATAATAATCATGTTTTTCACACCAAAATTATGGatatgtttgaaatttgacgTATGAGCAAGAGTTTTTAATCACTAATTTTTAGGTAAGAATATCATCAACAATATGTATCATATCGGAGAAAGAATGTCACCAGGTTGTGCCACACACGCCGCCCCTGCATCTAGAGTCCCTGACACAGGGGTGCGCAAAATAACATTTGTAAGCCTGATTATTTCAGGGGTTTCAAGGGGTGCAATAGTCATTTCACGCATCCTGTGTCACGGTGCAGGAACAGTGTGCACTGCACAACCGGATGACGATCTCTATCACATATCATaaataagggagaaagttctatGTGGGGAAAAGTACGGCATACGCAATGCGCCCAAACACAGAGCGGCGAAAATGACCCCCATAAAAGGCAATAATGACTGACCTGTTGATGCCATCGCATGTGCATGGGTCATgctccccacagagaactcttaccccatatataatttttttattttttttggtaaaatccaTATATAATTACTAATCCTACTTGAACTGGACATTCCGATTATTATGATACTGCTTCAATAATTCCTTGgctctataaataaataaatgatatCTACTGAAGTAGCTCAATAATTAAGCAGTGGAGTTTTAaccttttgttgttgttgtgcttCACTACCACCTTCTGATTCTTTTTTTGATAGTAACCACCTTCTGATTCCACTTGCTTGCTTAGTAGTGTGACTGACGGGTCCTCCACGTGGTTGTTGCATTGCTAACACACGATTGGTATCCACTTTACAACCTGGCCCACCTCTATCCCCATTGGCATAAGACCCTCTGACACAAATCTGACGACAACACATGTACCACTTACTACCACTTATTTAATGAATCGCGATCCATCCGAACTAAACCTTACggtgttgaaacttgaaagtgtGCATCAAATGCAATACATGTGCATTAGGGACGATacctttaattttgttttcattcaTCAATAACAACAATATAACATTCTTCTTGCTACTACATTCCTTACACTGCAGGGTGTCTATTGCGCACCACTATTTGCTTTTAGGCTTTTAGCCTTCTACAGGGTAACAAACAAATATATGGATATTATATTGGACTTCAAGGATGGGCCGAGAAGTATGCTAGCAGGCCCACCAAAGGTGCATTGATATACGTAGTGGGCTCAGACTCTTGAAAGAATGGCCTTGAATCAGGGAAATCATCTGTACTGTTGGGCCCACCAACAACAGCTCCTACAAGCacgttagggttagggttaggacTGAGGTAGTAACGTGAGCCTTCTTTGCAACCAATGTGGGTCGGATGGGTCCCCACGGACGGAAGCGAACTTGCCCGATGGTGAATGCGTTGTGGATAACGTGCGCTGTATCCCACCATGTACGACATCCTTACCGGATTATCCCCTAGAATGTAGTCCACCTGGCAGCATTTCAGTACCCAATTAGAAATATTCGGTTAAAACGGTTATCCTTATCCCACCGAAGGACTAAAGTTAAATAATAACCGTTGGATTGTCAGATCTCACTATCGGTCCCCCACCGCAGGATTATTTTAAGGAGTTATAAAGGTGGGGAACAATACCTGTCGTTGGGCTAAGCGCTTGAGCTGAGCTGAGGTGGCTAATGTGTCTCCACATGGCACAAATTTATTGGAGTGGCTTAGGTAGTTAGAGTAGGCAAGTAGTAAGAAAGACAGCGACGTTACATGCTGCATGTTACTGCCTCCAGCTTTAAAGATAAGGCCAcctttttaaattattttcagaaataaaaaataaatcagaattttagATAGATCCGAAATTAAATCTTAAAATATTaaactttaaaataaaaaataaaaaaactaacctGGAGAATATTGGACTTGAGGATGAGAAATTCCTGGCAAAATCGAGCAAATGAAGCCATCCGCGTTTTGcttaaaagaattaaaataatCTGCCTTTCCCATTAATACTTCCTGAGAATTAAGGACAAATAATTAATTACATGTTACTTAATGAAGGAATTATCAGAGTATTATTGTCATTTCGAATAAAGCGTGATTCATAATGACGATTTTACCCTTAAGGAGACTGATGGGATGTCGGATACATCCCCaagaaaagtaaaaggaaagaataatAGCGGGAATGGGAGGGAAAGTCATGAAACCATTCTCTCTGTCTTTCGGCACATGGAGGCAATCAGAGGGATGGGACCCACGAATTCAAGTGTCCCACCCGAAAAgtcaaaaaaatatacaatgCCATCACGTGAACGGTGAACCAATTAAAgacctctttttttcttt
This window encodes:
- the LOC122650927 gene encoding cytochrome P450 CYP82D47-like, whose amino-acid sequence is MDLLLQLGAIVGLLAIILLYHLWVAISSPHQEEAPEPPGAWPIIGHLLQLATPQPLYRTLATMADKHGPAFTVRFGVHRTLVISSWELAKECFTTNDKALASRPRSAAGDHLTYDYAIMGFAPYGPYWREVRKWLVLELLSNRRLESHKRVQFAEIDNWIKDLHGLCVSSNNNRNQIQVEMNRLFLDLTLSVVLKTVVGKRYFSVVDVEHKQEVQRIQNILLEFLKLMGVSVASDVLPSFLSWMDWNGEQRAMKRVAKEIDLVAESWLQEHLQKRKPAEKSDHASEQQDFMDVMLSILEEDVQFHGHDRDTVVKAITLNMIAAATDTTALTLSWVLSLLLKNKESLKKAQEELDFHVGKDRKVEEKDIANLVYLQAIIKETFRLYPAGPLLVPHEAMEDCTVSGFRVPKGTRVLINAWKIQRDPTVWENPLEFQPERFLTNHADVDVRGKNFELIPFGSGRRSCPGISSALHNMHITLARLLHEFELQTPSNEPLDMTTATGLTSPRETPLEVLLSPRLPSNVYE